Proteins co-encoded in one Vibrio aquimaris genomic window:
- a CDS encoding pyridoxal phosphate-dependent aminotransferase: MQDIEMSSKLDNVCYDIRGPVLKHAKRMEEEGHKILKLNIGNPAPFGFDAPDEILVDVIRNLPTSQGYCDSKGIYSARKAVVQYYQRKGIRSLDVEDVYIGNGVSELIVMAMQALLNNGDEMLVPSPDYPLWTASVALSGGNAVHYRCDEQSDWYPDLNDIRKKITPKTRGIVLINPNNPTGAVYSRDFLLEVIEIARQHKLIIFADEIYDKVLYDGATHTSVATLTEDLLVVTFNGLSKAYRVCGFRGGWMFITGPKHLAQGYINGLEMLASMRLCANVPMQHAIQTALGGYQSINELILPGGRLLEQRDRAYELINQIPGISCVKPKGAMYLFPKIDTKMYNIKDDQQMVLDFLIQEKVLLVQGSGFNWPEPDHFRIVTLPHVEDLEMAIGRFERFLSTYSQ, encoded by the coding sequence ATGCAAGATATCGAGATGTCGTCAAAACTCGATAATGTCTGCTATGACATTAGGGGACCTGTACTCAAACATGCTAAGCGTATGGAAGAAGAGGGGCATAAAATTCTAAAGCTCAATATTGGAAACCCTGCTCCCTTTGGTTTTGATGCCCCAGACGAAATTTTGGTTGATGTGATTCGTAATTTGCCCACTTCCCAAGGCTATTGTGATTCAAAAGGAATCTACTCCGCGCGTAAAGCGGTAGTGCAATATTATCAGCGCAAAGGTATTCGTTCTCTGGACGTGGAGGACGTCTACATAGGCAATGGCGTTTCGGAGCTTATCGTAATGGCTATGCAGGCACTACTGAATAATGGTGATGAGATGTTGGTGCCCTCTCCTGACTATCCACTTTGGACAGCCTCTGTTGCACTCTCAGGAGGCAACGCTGTGCATTATCGATGTGACGAACAATCAGACTGGTATCCAGATTTAAACGATATACGTAAAAAGATCACACCTAAAACTCGCGGAATCGTATTGATCAACCCAAACAATCCAACTGGCGCGGTTTATAGTCGTGACTTTTTATTGGAAGTGATTGAAATTGCTCGTCAGCATAAACTCATCATCTTCGCAGATGAAATATACGACAAAGTGCTTTACGACGGCGCAACTCATACCTCAGTCGCAACTCTTACAGAAGACCTCTTGGTGGTCACTTTCAATGGCCTATCCAAAGCCTATCGCGTGTGTGGTTTTCGTGGTGGCTGGATGTTTATCACAGGCCCCAAGCATCTCGCTCAAGGTTATATTAACGGATTGGAAATGCTCGCTTCCATGCGCTTATGCGCCAATGTTCCAATGCAGCACGCTATTCAAACCGCACTTGGCGGATACCAAAGCATAAATGAATTGATCCTTCCAGGCGGACGATTGCTAGAGCAGCGCGATCGCGCTTACGAACTTATCAACCAGATACCAGGAATATCATGTGTTAAACCCAAAGGGGCCATGTATTTGTTCCCGAAAATCGATACCAAGATGTATAACATCAAAGATGACCAGCAAATGGTGCTCGACTTCCTAATTCAAGAAAAAGTTCTTCTGGTGCAAGGATCTGGTTTCAATTGGCCTGAACCTGACCACTTTAGAATAGTAACCCTACCACATGTCGAAGACTTAGAAATGGCAATAGGACGCTTTGAACGCTTTCTTTCAACTTATAGCCAATAA
- the yfbR gene encoding 5'-deoxynucleotidase, producing the protein MEQSTFMAWVTRMPLIKRWALMHCFQEENVSEHSHQVSVIAHLLTVIKNKRYNGYLSPEKAAVVAIYHEISETKLQDINSKTKYHSPEFTAAFKKLEDIAEQECLETLPADLRDEFANLLVQKNVEVEYKAIVKAADILAAYIKTLNELRFNNNEFLHVKEGLEPRIEQLIATMPEVKDFMDIFCDSCTTTFDKISG; encoded by the coding sequence GTGGAACAAAGTACTTTTATGGCATGGGTGACCCGCATGCCGCTAATAAAACGCTGGGCCTTGATGCATTGTTTTCAAGAAGAAAATGTGTCTGAGCACTCCCATCAAGTGTCAGTGATCGCACATCTTCTCACTGTGATAAAAAACAAACGTTACAATGGTTATTTAAGCCCTGAAAAAGCCGCAGTTGTGGCGATTTACCACGAAATTTCTGAAACAAAACTTCAAGATATCAATTCAAAGACCAAATACCATAGCCCTGAATTTACTGCAGCCTTTAAGAAACTTGAGGATATTGCTGAACAAGAATGTTTAGAAACATTGCCTGCTGATTTGCGTGATGAATTTGCAAATTTGTTAGTACAGAAAAATGTAGAAGTTGAGTACAAAGCGATAGTCAAGGCTGCTGATATCCTTGCTGCTTATATAAAGACATTAAATGAACTGAGATTTAACAATAATGAGTTTTTGCATGTTAAAGAAGGCCTAGAGCCACGTATCGAGCAGTTAATTGCAACCATGCCTGAAGTGAAAGATTTTATGGATATTTTCTGCGATAGCTGCACAACCACTTTTGACAAAATCTCTGGCTGA